A region of Toxorhynchites rutilus septentrionalis strain SRP chromosome 1, ASM2978413v1, whole genome shotgun sequence DNA encodes the following proteins:
- the LOC129761264 gene encoding uncharacterized protein LOC129761264 has translation MSGAERKLRHLKTRRRGILSSFTLINNFVSSYQEERDRAEVPVRLEAVVSQWTEFNKIQVELETCDEAPEAIDQYFKEKAEFETQYYKVKGFLLQHCQIPATNAPSSAPHTRSHNSSNVKLPDVKLPVFAGNYESWLNFHDLFVSLVHSSSELSSIQQFYYLRSSLAGEALKLIQTIPISGINYPVAWNLLVEHFQDQKGLKRNYVQALFDFPVLRRESSTELHSLVEKFEANVRVLKQLGESTEHWDILLIHFLTSRLDPVTRRDWEEFSATLDNAVFKDLIDFIQRRVNVLQHVSSKQSDIQQLSQFRKTTNNRVSSHGAFQENRRKCLVCPEEHPIYQCSIFSRMPVEEKEKLVKRHQLCLNCLRKGHMARDCPSENCCWKCTSRHHTQLCTNTLNARKPSNAVAGSKNNNRNSNHSTTSTTLQDQQPPSSSMQAPAPVLNAAHSGLSSCNSQLSARSKVLLATAVVIVVDDAGREHIARALLDSGSECCFATTQLSQTMAVTRTRIDLPIAGIGKSSTNVKHQFRAVIKSRTRNYSSCVDLLILPKLTIDLPSVGVNIDHWNIPTNIDLADPVFFKSSSIDIILGAEIFFDLFSIPGRISLGDFLPSLTNSVLGWVVSGRTAQSQRQSSVRCNVATIADLHNDMEKFWNIEEDPSATNHSSDEAVCEEFFQRTVARDSSGRYMVRLPFKESLMQRLGDNKKSALHRFRLLENRLSRDSTVAQKYRDFMAEYLRLGHMTPLSDFGDGIHPKYYLPHHPVIRESSRTTKLRVVFDASSKTSSGISLNDALLVGPTVQDDLRSIIMRSRTHEIVLIADAEKMYRQVLHFPEDYAYLYIFWRFSRDEPLQTYVLRTVTYGTASAPYLATRVLKQLASDEARNFPVAAKVVESDFYVDDLFSGAATVKETIKLREQIEGMLSSGGFQLRKWVSNFEAVLEGIPPENRALQHSIDLDRDQIIKTLGLHWEPVSDRFKSKIELLLSSNVVLTKRQTLSYITQLFDPLGLVGPVVVTAKAFMQTLWTLRDESGTIWEWDRELPSSLRDQWINYHSNLPALNELSIDRYVLLPNSVEIELHLFSDASDIGYGACAYLRSVSNSG, from the coding sequence ATGTCTGGAGCTGAACGGAAGCTGCGCCACCTGAAAACGAGACGTCGTGGTATCCTGTCGTCGTTCACTCTCATCAATAACTTCGTCTCTTCGTACCAGGAGGAAAGAGACAGAGCAGAAGTTCCCGTACGCCTGGAAGCGGTCGTGTCGCAATGGACGGAGTTCAACAAGATACAAGTGGAATTAGAAACTTGTGATGAAGCTCCTGAAGCGATAGACCAGTATTTTAAAGAAAAAGCCGAGTTTGAGACGCAGTATTATAAAGTGAAGGGTTTTCTTCTGCAACACTGCCAAATCCCTGCTACGAATGCGCCTTCTTCCGCCCCCCACACGCGAAGTCATAATTCGAGCAACGTTAAACTGCCTGACGTTAAGCTACCGGTGTTTGCCGGCAACTATGAGAGTTGGCTCAACTTTCACGACTTGTTCGTATCGCTTGTTCACTCATCGTCGGAGCTTTCAAGTATCCAACAATTTTATTATCTCCGGTCGTCTTTAGCTGGGGAAGCACTGAAGCTAATCCAGACGATACCGATTAGTGGCATTAATTATCCAGTGGCTTGGAATTTGTTGGTCGAGCACTTCCAAGACCAGAAGGGTCTTAAGCGCAATTATGTTCAGGCATTGTTTGACTTTCCGGTCCTTCGTCGAGAGTCTTCTACTGAACTGCATTCGTTGGTTGAAAAGTTCGAAGCAAATGTTAGGGTACTCAAGCAACTTGGAGAAAGCACCGAACATTGGGACATATTGCTGATCCATTTCCTCACGAGTCGTCTCGATCCTGTAACTCGCCGTGATTGGGAGGAATTTTCTGCTACTCTTGACAACGCTGTTTTCAAGGACCTCATCGATTTCATCCAGCGGAGAGTCAACGTATTGCAGCACGTGTCTTCCAAGCAAAGCGATATTCAACAACTTTCGCAATTTCGCAAAACGACGAATAATCGTGTTAGTAGCCACGGAGCATTTCAGGAGAATCGTCGAAAGTGTCTCGTCTGTCCGGAAGAACATCCCATCTACCAGTGTAGCATCTTTAGTCGTATGCCTGTAGAGGAGAAGGAGAAGCTCGTCAAGCGTCACCAGCTGTGCCTGAACTGTCTTCGAAAAGGCCACATGGCACGTGATTGTCCGTCGGAGAACTGCTGCTGGAAGTGCACATCTCGCCATCATACTCAACTGTGCACAAATACATTGAATGCTAGAAAACCATCAAACGCTGTAGCAGGTTCAAAGAATAACAACCGAAATTCGAACCATTCCACCACCAGTACAACCCTTCAAGATCAACAACCCCCATCCTCATCGATGCAAGCGCCAGCACCTGTTTTGAATGCTGCACACTCCGGTTTGAGCagctgtaactcacaactgtcCGCGAGATCCAAGGTTCTTCTAGCCACTGCTGTGGTGATTGTAGTAGACGACGCTGGAAGAGAACATATCGCCCGAGCACTTTTGGATTCGGGGAGCGAATGCTGTTTCGCCACCACACAGTTGTCTCAGACGATGGCTGTTACTCGAACGAGAATCGATCTGCCGATAGCCGGAATCGGAAAATCTTCGACCAATGTGAAGCACCAATTTCGTGCCGTCATCAAATCCCGAACTCGCAACTATTCCTCTTGTGTCGATTTGCTTATTCTGCCGAAGCTCACTATCGATTTGCCATCGGTCGGTGTAAACATCGATCATTGGAACATTCCCACCAACATTGATCTAGCCGATCCAGTGTTCTTCAAATCGAGCAGTATCGACATTATATTGGGCGCAGAGATATTTTTTGACCTGTTCTCCATCCCAGGTCGCATTTCGCTTGGAGATTTTCTTCCTTCACTCACCAATTCCGTCTTAGGATGGGTAGTGTCAGGCCGAACTGCCCAAAGTCAACGCCAATCTTCTGTTCGCTGCAACGTTGCAACCATAGCCGATCTTCACAATGATATGGAGAAATTTTGGAACATAGAGGAAGATCCATCCGCCACCAATCATTCCTCGGACGAAGCTGTCTGCGAAGAGTTCTTCCAGCGCACTGTCGCACGCGATTCATCGGGTCGATACATGGTTCGACTACCATTCAAGGAATCTCTAATGCAGCGATTGGGAGACAACaagaaatcggctctgcatCGCTTTCGCCTGCTGGAAAATCGACTGTCACGTGATTCTACGGTCGCTCAGAAGTATCGAGACTTCATGGCCGAGTATCTACGGCTGGGTCATATGACGCCACTCAGCGACTTCGGAGATGGGATTCATCCGAAGTATTACCTTCCACATCACCCCGTTATACGAGAGAGCAGCAGAACAACTAAGCTGCGCGTCGTTTTCGATGCGTCCAGCAAAACGAGTTCGGGAATCTCACTGAACGATGCCCTGCTCGTCGGTCCGACTGTGCAGGACGATCTGCGCTCTATCATCATGCGTTCCCGCACACATGAAATCGTTCTCATAGCGGACGCCGAAAAAATGTATCGCCAAGTTCTACACTTCCCCGAAGACTATGCGTACCTGTACATATTCTGGCGATTTTCTCGGGACGAACCACTTCAAACATACGTTCTCCGAACCGTCACGTATGGGACAGCATCGGCTCCTTATCTGGCTACTCGGGTCTTGAAGCAGTTAGCAAGCGACGAAGCGAGAAATTTCCCAGTAGCAGCGAAGGTAGTTGAAAGTGATTTTTACGTGGACGATTTATTTTCGGGAGCTGCTACCGTGAAAGAGACAATCAAGCTACGGGAACAAATCGAAGGCATGCTTTCCAGTGGAGGCTTCCAGCTGAGAAAGTGGGTATCTAATTTTGAGGCCGTTCTTGAGGGTATTCCGCCTGAGAACCGCGCTCTTCAACACTCAATCGATCTCGATCGTGACCAAATAATCAAAACGCTCGGTTTGCACTGGGAACCAGTATCCGATCGTTTTAAGTCTAAAATTGAGCTTCTTCTGTCATCAAACGTCGTGCTCACGAAGCGTCAAACGCTGTCGTATATCACTCAGCTCTTCGATCCATTGGGACTCGTCGGTCCAGTCGTCGTAACGGCCAAAGCGTTCATGCAAACACTCTGGACGCTTCGGGACGAGAGCGGAACGATTTGGGAATGGGATCGAGAGCTTCCATCCAGTCTACGGGATCAATGGATCAACTACCACTCAAATCTACCTGCGTTGAATGAATTGAGTATCGATCGTTATGTTCTTCTCCCAAACTCGGTCGAGATTGAGCTGCATCTGTTCTCGGATGCTTCGGACATCGGATACGGTGCGTGTGCCTACTTGAGGTCCGTCAGTAACAGTGGATAA
- the LOC129761265 gene encoding uncharacterized protein LOC129761265 — MLSPNDRIIRIGGRLGQSTRHEDFKHPILLPGSHYLSTLLLLSYHQKLLHAAAQLMINTIRIRYWLLGGRGAAKQIVHKCVTCVRARPKLIEQFMSELPAARVTASRHFSKVGIDFWGPIYIQPRHRRDAPIKTYVAVFVCFTTKAVHLEIVANLTTAKFLQAFRRFVSRRGLCSDVYTDNGKNFVGAAGELKHLLQSAEHKGQVARECTENGIRWHFNPPKGFHFGGLWEAAIKSAQKHFTRVLGPRVLAYDDMETLLAQIECCLNSRPLTPLSDDPSDLAPLTPRHFLVDSELKAIPDVNLDSVQYNRLTQWQQTQKMFQEIWNRWHLEYLATLQPRAKWCNPPVHIEKNRLVST; from the coding sequence ATGCTCTCACCCAACGACAGAATCATCCGGATCGGCGGTCGCTTGGGACAGTCGACACGACATGAAGACTTCAAGCACCCAATCCTGCTGCCAGGCTCTCATTATCTGTCAACACTGCTACTATTGTCATATCACCAGAAACTTCTGCATGCTGCCGCGCAGCTGATGATCAACACAATTCGTATTCGTTACTGGCTCTTGGGCGGAAGAGGGGCGGCTAAGCAGATCGTACACAAATGCGTCACCTGCGTACGCGCTCGACCGAAGCTCATCGAGCAGTTTATGTCCGAGCTCCCGGCTGCTCGTGTAACTGCGTCTcgacatttttcaaaagttGGCATAGACTTTTGGGGACCAATCTACATTCAACCACGGCATAGACGCGATGCACCCATCAAAACATACGTTGCCGTATTCGTCTGTTTTACGACGAAGGCGGTACACCTCGAAATCGTTGCAAACTTGACTACCGCAAAATTTCTACAAGCCTTCCGACGATTTGTATCCCGGCGTGGTCTATGCTCTGACGTCTACACAGACAACGGGAAGAATTTTGTGGGCGCAGCCGGCGAGCTAAAACACCTTTTGCAAAGCGCAGAGCACAAAGGTCAGGTAGCTCGAGAGTGCACGGAAAACGGCATCCGTTGGCACTTTAACCCTCCCAAAGGCTTTCATTTTGGCGGACTGTGGGAGGCGGCAATAAAATCGGCGCAGAAGCATTTCACTCGGGTACTAGGCCCTCGAGTACTGGCGTACGACGACATGGAGACTCTCCTAGCGCAGATAGAATGCTGCTTAAACTCCCGTCCGCTTACACCTCTAAGCGACGACCCATCCGATCTTGCTCCACTTACCCCGAGGCATTTCCTTGTGGATTCGGAATTAAAGGCAATTCCTGATGTCAATCTCGACTCAGTTCAGTACAATCGGTTGACTCAATGGCAGCAGACACAGAAAATGTTCCAGGAAATATGGAATCGATGGCACCTGGAATATTTGGCTACGTTGCAGCCCAGAGCCAAGTGGTGCAACCCACCGGTACACATCGAAAAGAACCGACTTGTGTCAACATAA